One window of the Pirellulales bacterium genome contains the following:
- a CDS encoding Gfo/Idh/MocA family oxidoreductase, translated as MAVFTFGDCKQSVISNQLIMRLAMLGVDDATLALAAAAMRGGHDEIALIDATASRAAEAKAIAGNARPMTNWENALDTSSLDAVLVAADQPMGEPSNIRVEQLRRLIQAGMPLIVSHPISLSMLECYELEMIREESHSVVLPYLPAQWHPAAIQLQSLVEQDDSAEIGSIEQIVFERFLPVRNRETVLRQFAMDADLLQFVAGPATKLHALGTEAGKSAGPYLNLTVQMTSARGLVCRWSVSPAEAGSGSRLTVIGAHGKAVMQMPDRGAWQLEVRGTSNMEDPHWDPAAMALEKLAAAMQSEQTEPTWAQASRTVELAETIDRSLAKGRTIDLHQEEFTDIGTFKGTMTSIGCGLLVAGLVLVVVVALLHLLAVQAGWGKLANLLDHWPILLLVVCGLYLLLQPLAFIGRPRQTQDKGGNESRR; from the coding sequence ATGGCGGTTTTCACATTCGGCGACTGTAAGCAATCCGTCATCAGCAATCAACTCATTATGCGACTAGCAATGTTGGGCGTCGACGATGCCACACTTGCCCTGGCCGCAGCGGCAATGCGCGGCGGGCACGACGAAATTGCATTGATCGATGCCACTGCATCCCGCGCAGCGGAAGCGAAAGCAATTGCCGGCAATGCCCGGCCGATGACCAATTGGGAAAACGCGCTAGATACCAGTTCGCTCGATGCCGTGTTGGTGGCGGCCGATCAGCCAATGGGCGAGCCCTCGAACATCAGAGTTGAACAACTCCGCCGGCTCATTCAGGCTGGAATGCCGCTGATCGTTTCGCATCCGATCAGCCTGTCGATGCTGGAATGCTATGAGCTGGAAATGATTCGCGAGGAGTCGCACAGCGTCGTGCTGCCGTATTTGCCAGCGCAATGGCACCCGGCGGCAATTCAATTGCAATCGCTCGTGGAACAGGATGATTCCGCGGAAATCGGTTCGATTGAACAGATCGTGTTTGAGCGGTTTTTGCCAGTACGAAATCGCGAAACGGTGTTGCGACAATTTGCCATGGATGCTGATTTGCTGCAATTTGTCGCGGGTCCGGCGACCAAGCTGCACGCTTTGGGAACCGAAGCCGGAAAATCGGCTGGGCCATATTTGAATTTGACGGTGCAAATGACATCTGCGCGAGGGCTGGTTTGCCGATGGAGCGTTTCTCCTGCGGAAGCTGGCTCCGGCAGTCGGCTCACGGTCATCGGCGCACACGGAAAGGCCGTGATGCAGATGCCCGATCGTGGCGCCTGGCAGTTGGAAGTTCGCGGGACCTCCAACATGGAAGACCCGCATTGGGATCCGGCCGCCATGGCCCTGGAAAAACTCGCCGCTGCCATGCAAAGCGAACAGACTGAGCCGACTTGGGCTCAGGCCTCTCGCACCGTGGAGCTGGCGGAGACGATTGATCGCAGCCTGGCCAAGGGACGCACGATTGATCTGCATCAAGAAGAATTCACCGATATTGGCACGTTCAAAGGAACAATGACCTCGATCGGCTGCGGGCTGCTGGTGGCCGGGTTGGTCCTTGTAGTTGTCGTGGCTCTGTTACATTTGCTGGCTGTGCAAGCAGGCTGGGGGAAGCTGGCAAATTTGCTGGACCATTGGCCGATTCTGCTCCTTGTTGTCTGCGGGCTTTATTTGCTGCTCCAGCCACTGGCATTCATTGGAAGGCCGCGACAAACGCAGGATAAAGGCGGCAACGAATCGCGGCGTTAA
- the mraY gene encoding phospho-N-acetylmuramoyl-pentapeptide-transferase: MLVWLVDQFATWWTGTPWSAMQTGFGKITFRTALAALASFILAVLLGPHVIAWLRNRFREPPNQRSAELSQLHRHKAATPTMGGLFLVAGIVAAAVLLGNWKNSYVPILIVNLIALATIGALDDLKKLSGAGRGLTARTKLAAQFAVAGLIACWMYAVQHDVPGGADLQIPLLCASVPLGIWFVPLTMLVIVASSNAVNLTDGLDGLAGGCLLTTTAAMAIMAYVAGHADWAGYLGVAHIPAAGETVVIAGAMIGGTLGFLWFNCQPAQVFMGDTGSLALGGTLGLLAVVARQELLLLIVGAVFVAEAGSVILQVASCRLRGRRIFRCAPLHHHFQLVGWAENKIVTRFWIVSMLCALVALGVMKMNRSEESRAPSTGENIAARELGFANHVVESDVQAK; the protein is encoded by the coding sequence ATGCTCGTTTGGCTCGTCGATCAATTCGCAACCTGGTGGACCGGAACGCCGTGGTCCGCCATGCAAACCGGGTTTGGCAAAATCACGTTCCGCACGGCGCTGGCAGCCTTGGCCAGCTTCATCCTGGCCGTGTTATTAGGACCGCACGTCATTGCCTGGCTGCGTAATCGCTTCCGTGAGCCGCCCAACCAACGGTCGGCCGAACTGAGCCAGTTGCATCGCCACAAAGCCGCCACGCCGACCATGGGTGGATTGTTTTTAGTCGCCGGCATTGTGGCGGCCGCCGTTTTGCTTGGCAACTGGAAGAACAGCTACGTGCCGATTTTGATCGTGAACTTAATCGCCTTGGCCACGATTGGCGCGCTGGACGATCTCAAAAAATTATCGGGCGCCGGCCGTGGATTGACCGCGCGCACCAAATTGGCAGCGCAATTCGCCGTGGCGGGATTGATCGCCTGCTGGATGTATGCCGTGCAGCACGATGTGCCCGGCGGCGCCGATTTACAAATTCCCTTGCTGTGTGCAAGTGTGCCGCTAGGTATTTGGTTTGTGCCGCTGACCATGCTAGTGATTGTGGCCAGTTCCAACGCCGTGAATTTGACCGACGGGCTGGATGGATTGGCCGGAGGATGCTTGCTCACCACGACGGCGGCCATGGCCATCATGGCCTATGTGGCCGGTCACGCCGATTGGGCCGGTTACTTGGGCGTGGCACATATTCCTGCCGCTGGGGAAACCGTTGTCATTGCCGGCGCCATGATCGGGGGAACGCTGGGATTTTTGTGGTTCAATTGCCAACCGGCGCAAGTGTTCATGGGCGATACCGGCTCGCTGGCGCTGGGGGGCACTTTGGGATTGCTGGCCGTGGTCGCCCGACAGGAATTGCTGCTGTTGATCGTGGGGGCCGTGTTTGTGGCCGAAGCAGGCAGTGTGATTCTGCAAGTTGCTTCGTGCCGCCTGCGCGGCCGGCGTATTTTTCGTTGTGCGCCGCTGCACCATCACTTTCAACTGGTGGGCTGGGCGGAAAACAAAATTGTGACGCGGTTTTGGATTGTGTCGATGCTGTGCGCCCTGGTGGCGCTGGGCGTAATGAAAATGAACCGCAGCGAGGAATCCCGAGCGCCATCGACCGGCGAAAATATCGCGGCGCGCGAACTTGGATTCGCAAACCATGTCGTGGAAAGCGATGTCCAAGCCAAGTAA
- a CDS encoding D-alanine--D-alanine ligase, protein MDGAAGAFGFRVALLYGGDSAEREISLHSGRQVALALSLAGHAPVMIDPAEISLSAIDWPSFDVCCLALHGGPGENGQIQQHLETLGVPYTGSGPAASRLAMHKSAAKLRFKSHGVPTLPSIAFTASEYRDAENTHPASAVRQQLQSLGFPLVIKPESQGSSLGISIAAHPAELSPGVRAAAEYDDCIIAEPYVAGREFTISLLGRDPLPMIEIVAPQRLFTYSAKYCSPKTEYQLNTGLPAAVEAQLYRAAVMAAEALGTAGLVRVDVMLDAQHRPWVLEVNTIPGMTVRSLSPRAAQAAGMEMPALVDWMVREARQRFRRRPVSRRRNAEFELRGTQQALM, encoded by the coding sequence ATGGATGGCGCCGCTGGTGCATTTGGCTTTCGTGTTGCGCTGTTATACGGTGGCGATTCTGCCGAGCGCGAAATCAGTCTCCACAGCGGGCGGCAAGTGGCCTTGGCATTATCGCTGGCCGGCCATGCACCAGTCATGATCGATCCGGCCGAAATAAGCTTATCGGCCATCGACTGGCCGTCGTTCGATGTTTGCTGCTTGGCGCTGCACGGCGGTCCCGGCGAAAACGGGCAAATTCAGCAGCACTTGGAAACGCTGGGTGTTCCCTACACGGGGAGCGGGCCGGCTGCCTCCCGGTTGGCAATGCACAAATCGGCGGCGAAGTTGCGATTCAAAAGCCACGGCGTGCCAACCTTGCCGAGCATTGCATTCACGGCGAGCGAATATCGGGACGCCGAAAACACGCACCCCGCTTCCGCCGTGCGGCAGCAATTACAATCTCTCGGCTTTCCCTTGGTCATTAAGCCCGAAAGCCAGGGCTCCAGCTTGGGAATCTCCATCGCTGCTCATCCAGCCGAACTGTCGCCAGGCGTGCGTGCGGCGGCGGAATATGACGATTGCATCATCGCCGAGCCGTACGTGGCAGGGAGAGAATTCACGATTTCGCTATTGGGACGCGACCCCTTGCCGATGATTGAAATAGTGGCGCCGCAGCGTTTGTTTACCTATTCGGCAAAGTATTGCAGTCCGAAAACAGAATATCAGTTGAATACCGGTCTGCCGGCGGCGGTCGAGGCTCAGCTGTATCGGGCCGCGGTCATGGCTGCCGAGGCGCTAGGCACCGCCGGGTTAGTGAGGGTCGACGTAATGCTCGATGCCCAGCACCGGCCGTGGGTGCTGGAAGTGAATACGATTCCAGGCATGACGGTTCGAAGCCTGTCGCCGCGGGCGGCCCAAGCGGCGGGAATGGAAATGCCGGCGCTGGTCGATTGGATGGTGCGCGAGGCCCGGCAGCGATTTCGCCGCCGTCCCGTCTCACGCCGCAGGAATGCAGAATTTGAACTACGTGGAACCCAGCAGGCACTCATGTGA
- a CDS encoding Mur ligase family protein: protein MRVDRIHELATRPGTGPAGQNRNAHLVGIGGSGMRALATVLLDRGWKISGSDVRPEAAGSLAARGVHVFSGHASNHLPPEAQLLIYSDAVPENNLERMEAQQRGIAQMSYAQMLAQLAGETQAAEGQTIAIAGTHGKSTVTAMTAEILIRAGLDPTVICGASALAPGGTHADSKATPATVSLTARSRKLGATGGRHGEGKLFVVEACEYRENFLQLRPNVSAILNIEPDHFDYYHSPSQLREAFLKFTQQTAHDGLIVASQECSLTQEIAVALGRHVASFGFSRAADWRATNLEHRLGRYRFDLVRHDSKLAHITLAVTGRHNVLNAVAAASLARHCGVSAQHISQGLAAFRGLKRRLEMRGRWGGVPWMDDYAHHPTEVKAALTTVRQMFPRRRIWCVFQPHQASRLAALLDETATSLHNADRIAVAEVYRARENTAEPAAATATDLANLLEAGGSEVLEEHQPAAIARRLSNELQPGDVLLTIGAGDLGKIFYEFHERLRRNCAVA from the coding sequence ATGCGTGTTGATCGAATCCATGAATTGGCAACCCGACCAGGCACCGGACCCGCTGGGCAAAATCGCAATGCTCATTTGGTGGGCATTGGCGGCTCAGGAATGCGCGCTTTGGCCACCGTGCTGTTGGACCGGGGCTGGAAGATTAGCGGGTCCGATGTGCGGCCCGAAGCGGCTGGCAGCCTTGCTGCGCGCGGCGTGCATGTTTTTTCGGGCCATGCTAGCAACCATTTGCCGCCGGAGGCCCAGCTACTAATTTACAGCGACGCCGTGCCGGAGAATAACCTGGAACGCATGGAAGCCCAGCAACGGGGCATTGCGCAAATGAGTTACGCGCAAATGCTGGCCCAGTTAGCCGGCGAGACTCAAGCCGCCGAAGGGCAAACCATCGCCATTGCCGGAACGCATGGCAAATCGACGGTCACGGCAATGACGGCGGAAATTTTGATTCGCGCCGGACTCGATCCCACGGTCATCTGCGGGGCCTCTGCGTTGGCGCCGGGAGGCACGCACGCCGATTCCAAGGCCACGCCGGCGACAGTTTCGCTAACGGCGCGCTCTCGCAAGCTGGGCGCAACCGGCGGCCGGCATGGCGAGGGAAAATTGTTTGTCGTGGAAGCGTGCGAATACCGCGAAAACTTTTTACAGCTGCGACCCAACGTATCGGCCATTTTGAACATTGAGCCGGATCACTTCGATTACTACCACTCGCCGTCGCAATTGCGAGAGGCATTTCTAAAATTCACACAGCAAACGGCGCACGACGGTTTAATTGTCGCTTCACAAGAATGCAGCCTCACCCAGGAAATTGCCGTGGCGTTGGGAAGGCACGTCGCCTCGTTCGGGTTTTCGCGCGCGGCCGATTGGCGGGCGACCAATTTGGAGCATCGGCTGGGGCGGTATCGCTTCGATTTGGTGCGACACGATTCCAAACTGGCCCACATAACCTTGGCTGTGACCGGGCGGCACAATGTGCTCAATGCGGTGGCGGCGGCCAGTTTGGCGCGGCATTGCGGCGTTTCGGCCCAACATATTTCACAAGGATTGGCGGCCTTTCGCGGGCTGAAACGGCGTTTGGAAATGCGCGGCCGCTGGGGCGGAGTGCCCTGGATGGACGATTACGCCCATCATCCCACCGAAGTAAAAGCCGCCTTAACGACGGTGCGACAAATGTTTCCGCGGCGGCGAATTTGGTGCGTGTTTCAGCCACATCAGGCTTCGCGGCTGGCAGCCTTACTAGACGAAACGGCCACAAGTTTGCACAATGCCGATAGAATTGCGGTCGCCGAGGTTTACCGGGCTCGGGAAAATACAGCCGAACCGGCAGCCGCCACGGCGACTGATTTAGCCAATTTACTGGAAGCCGGCGGCAGCGAAGTGCTGGAAGAGCATCAGCCGGCGGCCATTGCCAGGCGGTTGAGCAACGAATTGCAGCCCGGCGACGTGCTTTTGACCATAGGAGCAGGCGATCTTGGGAAAATCTTCTACGAGTTTCACGAGCGGCTTCGACGAAATTGTGCGGTCGCATGA
- a CDS encoding carbon storage regulator: MLVLSRRAGERIQIGEQIEVTVVRISAGVVRIGVEAPVEMTVVREEIREGFIPTTRERPVEQHD, translated from the coding sequence ATGCTTGTATTATCGCGCCGGGCGGGTGAACGGATTCAAATTGGCGAGCAAATCGAGGTTACCGTCGTGCGGATTAGCGCAGGGGTGGTGCGCATCGGAGTGGAAGCGCCCGTCGAAATGACGGTGGTGCGCGAGGAAATTCGCGAGGGCTTTATACCCACGACCCGAGAGCGCCCCGTCGAACAGCACGACTAG
- the murF gene encoding UDP-N-acetylmuramoyl-tripeptide--D-alanyl-D-alanine ligase, which produces MVLTLAQLREITGGQLRLAAMPPRHGETTHVGPIVTDSRRIQAEMVFWGLTGPRFDGSCFAEDALVRGASGVVVAGRNVEPWAGRWSLRVEDGLKALQSLAAWQRRQFVGKVVAVTGSVGKTTTRLMIDTVLQSKFSGTTSPHNYNNNIGVPLSLLRLEREHQYAALELGASAPGEIAELAKLCRPQIGIITRIGEAHLGGFGNQQQLAAAKAELLEALPQDGLAVLNRDDPWQRQMRHRCAGRVVWTGRGPNCDLSASEVRSAGGRLQFRVDRQNYEVAVWGRHHLTSALAAIAVGLEFGMSPAEIAAALAGFQPPSMRCQVTDEAGVKVIDDSYNASPSAMRAALELLREVDAPGERVVVCGDMKELGAASRQWHRQIGEEVVTRCGADRLIACGDHANDVVIAARAAGMPSARATACQAMEETISLAKYLTQPGSAVLVKGSRAMGLERVVEAIRSENLRRAA; this is translated from the coding sequence ATGGTATTAACTCTGGCGCAACTTCGAGAAATTACCGGCGGCCAACTGCGGTTAGCGGCGATGCCGCCGCGCCACGGCGAAACGACGCACGTGGGTCCAATTGTTACCGATAGTCGCCGGATCCAGGCCGAGATGGTGTTTTGGGGCTTAACGGGCCCACGCTTCGACGGCTCTTGCTTCGCAGAAGATGCGCTGGTGCGCGGCGCATCGGGCGTGGTGGTGGCCGGCCGGAACGTGGAGCCGTGGGCGGGTCGTTGGTCGTTGCGCGTGGAAGACGGCTTGAAAGCGCTGCAATCGCTGGCGGCCTGGCAGCGGCGGCAGTTTGTCGGAAAGGTGGTGGCCGTTACTGGCAGCGTGGGAAAAACGACCACCCGGCTGATGATTGACACTGTGCTGCAGAGCAAGTTTTCCGGCACGACCAGTCCGCACAACTACAACAACAACATTGGCGTTCCGCTCAGCTTGCTGCGGCTGGAGCGCGAACACCAATACGCCGCTTTAGAGCTGGGCGCTAGTGCGCCAGGCGAAATTGCCGAGCTGGCCAAGCTGTGCCGGCCGCAAATTGGCATCATCACGCGAATTGGCGAAGCCCACTTGGGCGGCTTCGGTAATCAGCAGCAATTGGCCGCCGCCAAGGCGGAATTGCTGGAAGCCCTGCCACAGGACGGCCTGGCGGTGCTTAACCGCGATGATCCGTGGCAGCGACAAATGCGTCACCGCTGCGCCGGAAGAGTTGTTTGGACGGGCCGTGGACCGAATTGTGATTTGTCCGCCTCCGAGGTGCGCTCGGCCGGCGGCCGTTTGCAATTTCGTGTCGATCGGCAGAACTACGAAGTGGCCGTTTGGGGTCGGCATCATTTGACTTCGGCACTGGCGGCCATTGCCGTGGGACTGGAATTCGGAATGTCGCCCGCGGAAATTGCGGCCGCCCTGGCGGGTTTTCAACCACCCTCCATGCGCTGCCAGGTGACCGACGAAGCGGGCGTGAAAGTGATCGACGATTCGTACAACGCCAGTCCCTCGGCCATGCGGGCGGCACTGGAGCTGCTGCGCGAAGTGGATGCGCCGGGAGAGCGGGTGGTGGTGTGCGGCGACATGAAGGAATTGGGCGCCGCCAGCCGGCAATGGCACCGGCAGATTGGCGAGGAAGTAGTTACGCGGTGCGGGGCCGATCGGCTCATCGCCTGCGGAGATCATGCCAACGACGTGGTAATTGCCGCCCGAGCCGCAGGCATGCCCAGTGCGCGGGCAACCGCCTGCCAGGCGATGGAAGAAACCATTTCGCTGGCCAAGTACCTCACGCAGCCGGGCAGTGCCGTGTTGGTGAAGGGTTCGCGGGCCATGGGTTTGGAGCGCGTGGTGGAGGCGATTCGTAGTGAAAATTTGCGGCGCGCAGCGTGA
- a CDS encoding 3-ketoacyl-ACP reductase: MPLSALVTGSSRGIGRAIAREMARAGYAVGVNYASRADSAEKVVEEIVDSGGQAVALKGDVGFAADRTALVEAMLGQFGRLDVLVNNAGITSPGRKDLLEATEASWDQVFNTNLKGPFFLTQLAANKMVELIRAGKMPGGKIINISSISAFAVSTDRGDYCLTKAALPMLTQLFAVRLAEEKIGVFEICPGIIESDMTAAVKEKYDRLISGGLTPIRRWGRPEDVAQAVSAIVADVFPFSTGERIHVDGGFHIRRL, translated from the coding sequence ATGCCTCTTTCTGCGTTAGTGACGGGCAGTTCTCGCGGAATTGGCCGAGCCATTGCCCGGGAAATGGCTCGCGCGGGCTACGCCGTTGGGGTAAATTACGCGTCACGGGCCGACAGCGCAGAAAAAGTGGTTGAGGAAATTGTCGATAGCGGCGGGCAGGCGGTGGCATTGAAGGGAGACGTCGGCTTCGCGGCCGATCGGACGGCGCTGGTCGAGGCGATGCTCGGCCAATTCGGACGATTGGATGTGCTGGTCAACAATGCGGGCATCACGTCACCCGGTCGAAAAGATTTGTTGGAAGCGACGGAAGCATCGTGGGACCAGGTGTTCAACACCAATTTGAAGGGCCCTTTTTTTCTGACGCAGTTGGCGGCGAACAAAATGGTGGAACTCATCCGCGCTGGAAAAATGCCAGGAGGAAAAATCATCAACATTTCGTCAATCTCGGCATTCGCTGTCTCGACCGACCGTGGCGACTATTGCCTGACGAAAGCCGCGCTGCCGATGCTCACGCAATTATTTGCGGTGCGGTTGGCGGAGGAGAAAATTGGCGTGTTCGAAATTTGTCCCGGCATTATTGAAAGCGACATGACCGCGGCGGTGAAAGAAAAGTACGATCGCTTGATAAGCGGCGGGTTAACGCCTATTCGCCGCTGGGGACGCCCGGAAGATGTGGCGCAGGCCGTGTCGGCAATCGTCGCCGATGTGTTTCCGTTCAGCACCGGGGAACGAATTCACGTGGATGGCGGTTTTCACATTCGGCGACTGTAA
- the murB gene encoding UDP-N-acetylmuramate dehydrogenase gives MGKSSTSFTSGFDEIVRSHEALAPLTWMGLGGAAEFFAEPRSVDELQALVRRAAGDGLPIRLLGGGSNLLVRDEGVPGVVVRLAAPAFNEIQVEKQVLSAGGGARLGHVISTAVRSGLGGLETMVGIPGTIGGALHGNSGSSGGDIGQWTCQADVITREGEIISRQREDLVFAYRHSSLDELVILSAQFQLETDDPQELTKRMQKQWIVKKAAQPLAHQSAGCIFKNPRGISAGMLIDQAGLKGTRVGGAEVSDRHANFVVVDRNASSHDVLQLIDLMRSRVAEHLGVELELEIEIW, from the coding sequence TTGGGAAAATCTTCTACGAGTTTCACGAGCGGCTTCGACGAAATTGTGCGGTCGCATGAGGCCTTGGCGCCACTCACCTGGATGGGCCTGGGGGGAGCCGCGGAATTTTTCGCGGAGCCGCGGTCGGTTGACGAGCTACAGGCACTGGTGCGCCGTGCGGCCGGGGATGGTTTGCCCATTCGCTTGCTGGGCGGCGGATCGAACCTGCTGGTGCGCGACGAAGGCGTGCCCGGCGTCGTGGTGCGCTTGGCTGCGCCCGCATTCAACGAAATTCAAGTTGAAAAGCAAGTGCTCTCTGCCGGCGGCGGAGCGCGATTAGGGCATGTCATTTCCACCGCGGTGCGCTCCGGCCTAGGAGGCTTGGAAACCATGGTGGGCATTCCCGGCACCATTGGCGGCGCCTTGCATGGCAACTCCGGCTCCAGCGGCGGAGATATTGGCCAATGGACGTGCCAGGCAGACGTGATAACACGCGAGGGCGAAATTATTTCCCGACAACGGGAAGACCTGGTATTTGCCTATCGCCACAGCAGTCTGGATGAGTTGGTCATTTTGTCGGCGCAATTTCAATTGGAAACGGACGATCCACAAGAATTGACCAAGCGGATGCAAAAGCAATGGATCGTTAAGAAGGCCGCACAGCCGCTGGCGCATCAAAGTGCCGGATGCATTTTCAAAAACCCGCGCGGCATCAGCGCCGGAATGCTGATCGATCAGGCCGGCTTGAAAGGCACGCGCGTGGGCGGGGCCGAGGTCAGCGATCGGCACGCAAACTTTGTGGTGGTCGATCGCAACGCTTCCAGCCACGATGTGCTGCAACTAATCGATCTGATGCGCAGCCGGGTGGCAGAACACCTGGGCGTGGAGCTGGAATTGGAAATTGAAATTTGGTGA
- the murG gene encoding undecaprenyldiphospho-muramoylpentapeptide beta-N-acetylglucosaminyltransferase — MSWKAMSKPSKVNILFAGGGTAGHLFPGLAVAAQLAALADAPAMTFAGSGRPLEQRLVAEAGLEYLSLRSAPAAGGWRGMWRFVGQNVVGFQTARRLLQRRKYNVVVGLGGYVSLPVGVAARSMGIPLVLLEQNVLPGKTNRWLAAGADLICAAWPNSRQHFRAVCPVRVTGNPLRAGFRPRTSAHRARRATRHGWRHRLLILGGSGGAHALNEFVPPALYKLRDQLSGWQIVHQAGAHEAAATDELYRKLMIEALVVPFVRNLPQVLRQSDLAVCRAGGSTLAELAATGVPAVLAPYPHAAQDHQRLNAELFRSAGAARLIDERQPGVPFDDALADTLVDLLADGGARNKMSSAMLRLARPDAAWQVATMVYELATQAAARKAA, encoded by the coding sequence ATGTCGTGGAAAGCGATGTCCAAGCCAAGTAAAGTTAACATTCTGTTCGCCGGCGGCGGCACCGCGGGACATTTATTTCCCGGGCTGGCCGTGGCTGCGCAGTTGGCCGCGCTGGCGGATGCCCCGGCGATGACCTTCGCCGGAAGCGGCCGGCCTTTGGAACAACGCTTAGTAGCCGAGGCGGGCTTGGAATACCTTTCGCTGCGCAGTGCCCCGGCCGCAGGTGGATGGCGCGGCATGTGGCGATTCGTCGGTCAGAACGTGGTGGGCTTTCAAACGGCGCGGCGTCTTTTACAGCGGCGAAAGTACAACGTCGTGGTCGGCTTAGGTGGCTACGTTAGCCTGCCCGTGGGTGTGGCGGCGCGGAGCATGGGAATTCCGCTGGTGCTGTTGGAGCAAAATGTATTGCCGGGCAAAACCAACCGATGGCTGGCCGCGGGGGCCGATTTAATTTGTGCCGCGTGGCCGAATTCGCGGCAACACTTTCGCGCCGTGTGTCCCGTGCGAGTGACGGGAAATCCACTGCGAGCGGGCTTCCGGCCACGAACTTCTGCTCACCGTGCCCGGCGTGCAACGCGCCACGGTTGGCGGCATCGATTGCTGATTTTGGGCGGGAGCGGCGGCGCGCACGCGTTGAACGAATTTGTCCCCCCAGCGCTGTATAAGCTGCGCGATCAACTCTCCGGCTGGCAAATTGTGCACCAGGCCGGCGCGCACGAGGCGGCAGCCACCGACGAGTTGTATCGCAAATTGATGATCGAGGCACTCGTCGTGCCCTTTGTGCGCAACCTACCGCAAGTGTTGCGGCAAAGCGATTTGGCGGTTTGCCGTGCCGGCGGCTCCACCTTGGCGGAACTGGCGGCCACCGGCGTGCCGGCGGTGTTGGCGCCATATCCGCACGCAGCGCAAGATCATCAACGGCTCAATGCGGAATTATTTCGCTCGGCCGGAGCTGCACGCCTGATTGACGAGCGCCAGCCGGGGGTGCCCTTTGATGATGCGCTGGCCGACACGTTGGTCGATTTGCTGGCCGACGGTGGCGCGCGAAATAAAATGTCATCGGCCATGTTGCGCTTGGCGCGGCCTGACGCCGCCTGGCAAGTGGCAACCATGGTGTACGAGCTGGCAACTCAGGCTGCGGCGCGCAAAGCCGCTTGA